The following are encoded in a window of Candidatus Eremiobacteraceae bacterium genomic DNA:
- the pqqD gene encoding pyrroloquinoline quinone biosynthesis peptide chaperone PqqD, protein MNLDERVPGFAHGVRARRLDDGTVVLLVPEGIVNLNPTAAATVELFDGTRSCAAIAAELAARFAAPRESIAADVAGLADRLAARGWVFFSSDTPSNAMPSDEQPA, encoded by the coding sequence TGGGTTCGCGCACGGCGTGCGCGCGCGCCGGCTCGACGACGGCACGGTCGTCCTGCTCGTGCCCGAGGGGATCGTCAATCTCAACCCGACCGCGGCCGCCACGGTCGAGCTTTTCGATGGCACGCGCTCGTGCGCGGCGATCGCGGCCGAGCTAGCCGCACGTTTCGCTGCGCCGCGTGAGTCGATCGCGGCCGACGTCGCCGGATTGGCCGACCGTCTCGCCGCGCGCGGCTGGGTCTTCTTCTCTTCTGATACGCCGTCAAACGCCATGCCGTCAGACGAGCAGCCGGCATGA